The following coding sequences lie in one Gouania willdenowi chromosome 5, fGouWil2.1, whole genome shotgun sequence genomic window:
- the LOC114464014 gene encoding zinc finger protein 239-like produces MFTVETLRQNSVGDTSPGESTDGLKLQDHLHIKKEEEELWESLEEKQETDITAVTVKSEDEEEEAQCSLLHWRQSEENIKGEPATCSSAKLMKVEPNGDISEGPEAANTCTQQDTDGEETDCSDTEDSEDWREPLSQSEAQSEHMDMSCENFQTSENNSQKLHGCDVCGKQFRDRYLLKIHTIIHTGEKPFGCDVCGKRFSRQSNLKRHMRIHTGQKPCVCDVCGKRFSDISNLKVHMRIHTGENPFSCDVCGKRFRFKCHLKPHMMTHTGEKPFGCDVCGKRFVLRSSLEVHTRVHTGEKPFVCDVCSKSFSRKNDLNSHTLFHKAGKPFGCDRCRRYFTYKKNLKKHMRVHTGEKPYVCDFCSKGFPLSEDLNRHILVHTGEKPS; encoded by the exons ATGTTTACAGTGGAAACCTTGAGACAAAACTCAGTTGGAGACACGAGCCCAG GAGAATCCACTGATGGTCTGAAGCTCCAGGATcatctccacataaagaaggaagaggaagaactgtGGGAAAGTCTGGAGGAAAAGCAGGAGACGGATATCACGGCTGTTACTGTGAagagtgaagatgaagaggaggaagctcagtgttctctgctacactggagacaaagtgaggagaacatcaaaggagaacctgcaacctgcagctcagctaAACTCATGAAAGTAGAACCAAATGGAGACATCAGTGAAGGCCCAGAAGCAGCAAACACTTGTACACAACAAGACACTGATGGAGAGGAAACAGACTGCTCTGACACTGAAGACAGTGAGGATTGGAGGGAACCTTTGTCCCAGTCTGAAGCTCAGAGTGAACACATGGACATGAGCTGTGAGAACTTTCAAACATCTGAGAACAACTCACAGAAACTTCATGGTTGTGATGTGTGTGGGAAACAATTTCGCGACAGATATCTTCTGAAGATCCACACGataattcacacaggagagaaaccttttggTTGTGATGTGTGTGGGAAGCGATTTAGCAGACAATCAAATCTTAAGAGACAcatgagaattcacacaggacAGAAACCCTGTGTTTGTGACGTTTGTGGGAAACGATTTAGCGACATATCAAATCTGAAGGtccacatgagaatccacacaggagagaatccctttagttgtgatgtttgtgggaaACGATTTAGGTTCAAGTGTCATCTGAAGCCCCACATGATGacccacacaggagagaaaccctttggttgtgatgtGTGTGGAAAACGTTTTGTTTTAAGATCAAGTCTGGAGGTTCACACGAgagtccacacaggagagaaaccatttgtctgtgatgtttgtagtaaaagtTTCTCACGTAAAAATgatctaaacagtcacacactgTTCCACAAAGCAGGGAAACCGTTTGGTTGTGATAGATGTCGTCGATATTTTACATATAAGAAAAATCTAAAGAAACACATGAGagttcacacaggagagaaaccatatGTCTGTGACTTCTGTAGTAAAGGTTTCCCACTAAGTGAAGATTTAAACCGACACATACTcgtccacacaggagagaaaccgtcCTAA
- the LOC114463982 gene encoding zinc finger protein 665-like isoform X1, whose amino-acid sequence MYGLFHIDLCYIRSCSYGSMLCTFLFIWIYATYVPVHIDLCYTRFCSYRSMLHTIMTQQNQEAKQTDREPEEKLEIKALFQTKRIPANVLCGESTDGLQLQDHLHIKKEEEELWESLEEKQETDITAVTVKSEDEEEEAQCSLLHWRQSEENIKGEPATCSSAKLMKVEPNGDISEGPEAANTCTQQDTDGEETDCSDTEDSEDWREPLSQSEAQSEHMDNRKKLFGCDVYGKRFSRLSHLKSHRRIHTEEKPFVCDVCGKGFNSKASHARHMTKHKGEKPFRCDVCGKQFSTRTNLNVHTRIHTKEKRFGCAVCENRFNDKTNLKIHMRIHTGEKPFGCDFCGKRFSRLSHLNCHRRIHTEEKPFVCDVCGKGFKSKSSHSRHMTGHKGEKPFGCDVCGKGFCRQSEMKRHIKIHTGEKPFGCDVCSKKFNRKERLSDHMRIHTGEKPFGCDICGQKFNHKASLSVHMSGHTGDKPFGCDVCGKGFYRKSDWNHHMRIHTKQKPVGCDVYGETSQPKMSLAGNMTVHTQEKPYVCGVCSKEFRTNSHLNRHLLIHSGEKPFVCDVCGKGFRTKSHLDRHLLIHSGEKRFVCDVCGKRFSNISELKIHTRFHTGEKPYGCDLCGKRFTNRRNLKIHTRIHTGEKPVGCDVYGQNSQPKTSLGGNMPVHTQEKPYVCNVCSKGFGLKSNLKRHLLLHSGEKPYGCELCGKKFTRRKNLKIHTRIHTGEKPYVCDVCSKCFNLKARLTRHMLVHTQKNIDWI is encoded by the exons atGTACGGTCTTtttcatatagatctatgctACATACGTTCCTGTTCATATGGATCTATGCTATGTACGTTCCTGTTCATATGGATCTACGCTACGTACGTtcctgttcatatagatctatgctACACACGTttctgttcatatagatctatgctACACACg atcatgactcagcaaaaccagGAGGCCAAGCAGACTGACAGAGAACCTGAGGAG aaactggaaataaaagctttgttccAGACCAAGAGGATTCCAGCCAACGTCCTGTGTG GAGAATCTACTGATGGTCTACAGCTCCAGGATcatctccacataaagaaggaagaggaagaactgtGGGAAAGTCTGGAGGAAAAGCAGGAGACGGATATCACGGCTGTTACTGTGAagagtgaagatgaagaggaggaagctcagtgttctctgctacactggagacaaagtgaggagaacatcaaaggagaacctgcaacctgcagctcagctaAACTCATGAAAGTAGAACCAAATGGAGACATCAGTGAAGGCCCAGAAGCAGCAAACACTTGTACACAACAAGACACTGATGGAGAGGAAACAGACTGCTCTGACACTGAAGACAGTGAGGATTGGAGGGAACCTTTGTCCCAGTCTGAAGCTCAGAGTGAACACATGGACAACAGAAAGAAACTTTTTGGTTGTGACGTTTATGGGAAACGCTTTAGCAGACTATCACATCTGAAGAGCCACAGGAGAATTCACACAGAAGAGAAACCCTttgtttgtgatgtttgtggtaaaGGATTCAACAGTAAAGCGAGTCATGCGAGGCACATGACTAAACATAAAGGAGAGAAACCTTTTCGCTGTGACGTGTGTGGGAAACAATTTAGCACCAGAACAAATTTGAACGTCCACACGAGAATTCACACAAAAGAGAAACGCTTTGGTTGTGCAGTGTGTGAGAACCGATTTAACGACAAAACAAATCTGAAGATCCAcatgagaattcacacaggagagaaaccctttggttgtgacTTTTGTGGGAAACGATTTAGCAGACTATCACATCTGAACTGCCACAGGAGAATTCACACAGAAGAGAAACCCTttgtttgtgatgtttgtggtaaaGGATTCAAAAGTAAGTCGAGTCATTCGAGACACATGACTGGACACAAGGGAGAGAAACcttttggttgtgatgtttgtggtaaaGGGTTTTGTCGCCAGTCTGAAATGAAACGACACATCaaaattcacacaggagagaaaccctttggttgtgatgtttgtagtaaaaaaTTTAACCGTAAGGAACGTCTTTCCGatcacatgagaatccacacggGAGAGAAACCTTTTGGATGTGATATTTGTGGTCAGAAGTTTAATCATAAGGCGAGTCTCTCTGTACACATGAGTGGACACACAGGAGACAAACcttttggttgtgatgtttgtggtaaaGGATTTTATCGCAAGTCTGATTGGAATCATCACATGAGGATCCACACTAAACAGAAACCAGTTGGTTGTGATGTTTATGGTGAAACATCTCAACCAAAGATGAGTCTTGCCGGAAACATGACAGTCCACACACAGGAGAAACCCTATGTTTGTGGTGTTTGTAGTAAAGAATTCAGGACCAATAGTCATCTGAACAGGCACCTGTTAATTCATTCAGGGGAGAAACCGTTTGTTTGTGATGTGTGTGGTAAAGGATTTAGGACCAAGAGTCATCTGGACAGGCACCTGTTAATTCACTCAGGGGAGAAACGCTTTGTTTGTGACGTGTGTGGGAAACGATTTAGCAACATATCTGagctgaaaatccacaccagatttcacacaggagagaaaccctatgGTTGTGACCTCTGTGGGAAACGATTTACCAACAGAAGAAATCTGAAGATCCACAcgagaattcacacaggagagaaacctgtTGGTTGTGACGTTTATGGTCAAAATTCTCAACCAAAGACTAGTCTTGGGGGAAACATGCCAGTCCACACACAGGAGAAACCCTATGTTTGTAATGTTTGTAGTAAAGGATTCGGTCTCAAGAGTAATCTGAAGAGGCACTTGTTATTGCACTCAGGGGAGAAACCTTATGGTTGTGAACTGTGTGGGAAGAAATTTACCAGGAGAAAAAATCTGAAGATCCACAcgagaattcacacaggagagaaaccttatgtttgtgatgtttgtagtaagtgTTTTAACCTCAAGGCACGTCTGACACGTCACATGCTTGTGCACactcaaaaaaatattgattggATTTGA
- the LOC114463982 gene encoding zinc finger protein 665-like isoform X2 encodes MTQQNQEAKQTDREPEEKLEIKALFQTKRIPANVLCGESTDGLQLQDHLHIKKEEEELWESLEEKQETDITAVTVKSEDEEEEAQCSLLHWRQSEENIKGEPATCSSAKLMKVEPNGDISEGPEAANTCTQQDTDGEETDCSDTEDSEDWREPLSQSEAQSEHMDNRKKLFGCDVYGKRFSRLSHLKSHRRIHTEEKPFVCDVCGKGFNSKASHARHMTKHKGEKPFRCDVCGKQFSTRTNLNVHTRIHTKEKRFGCAVCENRFNDKTNLKIHMRIHTGEKPFGCDFCGKRFSRLSHLNCHRRIHTEEKPFVCDVCGKGFKSKSSHSRHMTGHKGEKPFGCDVCGKGFCRQSEMKRHIKIHTGEKPFGCDVCSKKFNRKERLSDHMRIHTGEKPFGCDICGQKFNHKASLSVHMSGHTGDKPFGCDVCGKGFYRKSDWNHHMRIHTKQKPVGCDVYGETSQPKMSLAGNMTVHTQEKPYVCGVCSKEFRTNSHLNRHLLIHSGEKPFVCDVCGKGFRTKSHLDRHLLIHSGEKRFVCDVCGKRFSNISELKIHTRFHTGEKPYGCDLCGKRFTNRRNLKIHTRIHTGEKPVGCDVYGQNSQPKTSLGGNMPVHTQEKPYVCNVCSKGFGLKSNLKRHLLLHSGEKPYGCELCGKKFTRRKNLKIHTRIHTGEKPYVCDVCSKCFNLKARLTRHMLVHTQKNIDWI; translated from the exons atgactcagcaaaaccagGAGGCCAAGCAGACTGACAGAGAACCTGAGGAG aaactggaaataaaagctttgttccAGACCAAGAGGATTCCAGCCAACGTCCTGTGTG GAGAATCTACTGATGGTCTACAGCTCCAGGATcatctccacataaagaaggaagaggaagaactgtGGGAAAGTCTGGAGGAAAAGCAGGAGACGGATATCACGGCTGTTACTGTGAagagtgaagatgaagaggaggaagctcagtgttctctgctacactggagacaaagtgaggagaacatcaaaggagaacctgcaacctgcagctcagctaAACTCATGAAAGTAGAACCAAATGGAGACATCAGTGAAGGCCCAGAAGCAGCAAACACTTGTACACAACAAGACACTGATGGAGAGGAAACAGACTGCTCTGACACTGAAGACAGTGAGGATTGGAGGGAACCTTTGTCCCAGTCTGAAGCTCAGAGTGAACACATGGACAACAGAAAGAAACTTTTTGGTTGTGACGTTTATGGGAAACGCTTTAGCAGACTATCACATCTGAAGAGCCACAGGAGAATTCACACAGAAGAGAAACCCTttgtttgtgatgtttgtggtaaaGGATTCAACAGTAAAGCGAGTCATGCGAGGCACATGACTAAACATAAAGGAGAGAAACCTTTTCGCTGTGACGTGTGTGGGAAACAATTTAGCACCAGAACAAATTTGAACGTCCACACGAGAATTCACACAAAAGAGAAACGCTTTGGTTGTGCAGTGTGTGAGAACCGATTTAACGACAAAACAAATCTGAAGATCCAcatgagaattcacacaggagagaaaccctttggttgtgacTTTTGTGGGAAACGATTTAGCAGACTATCACATCTGAACTGCCACAGGAGAATTCACACAGAAGAGAAACCCTttgtttgtgatgtttgtggtaaaGGATTCAAAAGTAAGTCGAGTCATTCGAGACACATGACTGGACACAAGGGAGAGAAACcttttggttgtgatgtttgtggtaaaGGGTTTTGTCGCCAGTCTGAAATGAAACGACACATCaaaattcacacaggagagaaaccctttggttgtgatgtttgtagtaaaaaaTTTAACCGTAAGGAACGTCTTTCCGatcacatgagaatccacacggGAGAGAAACCTTTTGGATGTGATATTTGTGGTCAGAAGTTTAATCATAAGGCGAGTCTCTCTGTACACATGAGTGGACACACAGGAGACAAACcttttggttgtgatgtttgtggtaaaGGATTTTATCGCAAGTCTGATTGGAATCATCACATGAGGATCCACACTAAACAGAAACCAGTTGGTTGTGATGTTTATGGTGAAACATCTCAACCAAAGATGAGTCTTGCCGGAAACATGACAGTCCACACACAGGAGAAACCCTATGTTTGTGGTGTTTGTAGTAAAGAATTCAGGACCAATAGTCATCTGAACAGGCACCTGTTAATTCATTCAGGGGAGAAACCGTTTGTTTGTGATGTGTGTGGTAAAGGATTTAGGACCAAGAGTCATCTGGACAGGCACCTGTTAATTCACTCAGGGGAGAAACGCTTTGTTTGTGACGTGTGTGGGAAACGATTTAGCAACATATCTGagctgaaaatccacaccagatttcacacaggagagaaaccctatgGTTGTGACCTCTGTGGGAAACGATTTACCAACAGAAGAAATCTGAAGATCCACAcgagaattcacacaggagagaaacctgtTGGTTGTGACGTTTATGGTCAAAATTCTCAACCAAAGACTAGTCTTGGGGGAAACATGCCAGTCCACACACAGGAGAAACCCTATGTTTGTAATGTTTGTAGTAAAGGATTCGGTCTCAAGAGTAATCTGAAGAGGCACTTGTTATTGCACTCAGGGGAGAAACCTTATGGTTGTGAACTGTGTGGGAAGAAATTTACCAGGAGAAAAAATCTGAAGATCCACAcgagaattcacacaggagagaaaccttatgtttgtgatgtttgtagtaagtgTTTTAACCTCAAGGCACGTCTGACACGTCACATGCTTGTGCACactcaaaaaaatattgattggATTTGA
- the LOC114464017 gene encoding zinc finger protein 239-like: MTQQNQEAKQTDREPEEKLEIKALFQTKRIPANVLCGESTDGLKLQDHLHIKKEEEELWESLEEKQETDITAVTVKSEDEEEEAQCSLLHWRQSEENIKGEPATCSSAKLMKVEPNGDISEGPEAANTCTQQDTDGEETDCSDTEDSEDWREPLSQSEAQSEHMDMSCENFQTSENNTRGTPHNTHKPYGCDVCGKRFSDRTTLKVHTRIHTGEKPFECDFCGQRFNQKASLSAHMSNHTGEKPFDCNVCGKEFRRKSDLNRHMRIHTGEKPYGCDVCSQKFNQKVSLSAHMRIHTGERPFGCDVCGKGFSNRTNLNIHARIHTGEKPFGCDVCGKGFHRKPDLNRHIRIHTRAGVTNMDPRTGLDPQET, translated from the exons atgactcagcaaaaccagGAGGCAAAGCAGACTGACAGAGAACCTGAGGAG aaactggaaataaaagctttgttccAGACCAAGAGGATTCCAGCCAACGTCCTGTGTG GAGAATCTACTGATGGTCTGAAGCTCCAGGATcatctccacataaagaaggaagaggaagaactgtGGGAAAGTCTGGAGGAAAAGCAGGAGACGGATATCACGGCTGTTACTGTGAagagtgaagatgaagaggaggaagctcagtgttctctgctacactggagacaaagtgaggagaacatcaaaggagaacctgcaacctgcagctcagctaAACTCATGAAAGTAGAACCAAATGGAGACATCAGTGAAGGCCCAGAAGCAGCAAACACTTGTACACAACAAGACACTGATGGAGAGGAAACAGACTGCTCTGACACTGAAGACAGTGAGGATTGGAGGGAACCTTTGTCCCAGTCTGAAGCTCAGAGTGAACACATGGACATGAGCTGTGAGAACTTTCAAACATCTGAGAACAACACCAGAGGaacaccacacaacacacacaaaccctatGGTTGTGATGTGTGTGGGAAACGATTTAGCGACCGAACAACTCTGAAGGTTCACAcgagaattcacacaggagaaaaaccattTGAATGTGATTTTTGTGGTCAAAGGTTTAATCAAAAGGCAAGTCTTTCTGCACACATGAGTaaccacacaggagagaaaccatttgaTTGCAATGTTTGTGGTAAAGAATTTCGTCGCAAGTCTGACCTGAATCGACACATGAGAATTCATACGGGAGAGAAACCCtatggttgtgatgtttgtagtcaaAAGTTTAATCAAAAGGTGAGTCTTTCTGCACACATGAggatccacacaggagagagaccttttggttgtgatgtttgtggtaaaGGATTTAGCAACAGAACAAATCTCAATATCCACGcaagaatccacacaggagagaaaccttttggttgtgatgtttgtggtaaaGGATTTCATCGCAAGCCTGACTTGAATCGACACATAAGAATTCAcactagagcaggggtcacAAATATGGACCCCAGAACCGGTCTGGACCCACAGGAGACATGA